The genomic window GGTGTGCTTTATTTTTTAGTGGGTATTCTTTGATGGATCTTTGAGGTATCCAGGTTTGGGACCTTTGCCGCGGAGCAAGGCATTATCTTCAGCAATAAACTCAACTTTCTCCACAGCGATGAGGAATGAGGATCCTAGTTTTAAAATCCTTGTATGCGGTGGATCCAGTTTCGCCTTCATCTGTCTGCACCCGAAGCTGAGTGCAGAGAATTAGGCAAGCCAGGGATCGTAGAGCCTTGGAGAGAACGTTGTTTGTTTCCTCCTTTGGTTTGTGAACTGTGCAAGGAAAGGATTTAAACTCTGGTGCTTTCTGTAAAGGCCAGAGAGCCAAGTGGAGCAATATTTTTATGTGGCACTTTGTGGCAGAGATGGGCCAGGACCAAACAAAGCAGCAGATTGAGAAGGGTTTGAAGCTCTACCAGtcaagtgagacagagaaagctcTACATGTGTGGAAGAAGGTACTGGAGAAGACCTCAGATCCTGGGGGGAAGTTCAGAGCATTAGGATGTCTTATAACAGCGCACTCAGAGATGGGGAAATACAAAGAGATGCTGAGGGTATGGCATCTTTGATCTCTACTCATGAGCACACATATGtgacattaaaaacagtcaaattGTACCGGATTTGGTGTGATTCTAACATGACTCTATAGATGTGGTCAGTTTACAGGGAAATAATCACTATTTATAGGTTTGTGATGTGGGCTGTATTGTGATAGTAAATCTGTATGAGGCAATACAGAACCAAAGGGAAGTGGTAATGACCTAACAATGTTATAtggtttatgtctgtgtgtgtgagcatgcatatGAGTCTGTGTAAAAGATGAGGTAACCGAACAGTGAAATGTAAGATGTTTGGTAAAAAGAAATATGAACTATTTCCACATGCCACCCATTTACTTACACAAAAGAACAGTCATCAAAGTGTGTATGGGATGTTCAGTTACCAAGATTTGATGATCAAGATGAATTTGTAGCTTCCGTAAGAGAGAGGGCAAAGGGGACTGAATGCAATCTGATCCGGAGCACAGAGTATCTTGTTTACATAAACCTCCTTCCTCCCAGAACTCCCTCTTCCCTACGTGTGGTGTAAACTTCATTACCAAATGACTACGTTCAAACCTGGTTACATAATGATGCTCATGTTTAGTAGACCTGAACCAGAGAGGGGGTTGTCTCAGATTATGCATGCGTAAAAGTTCTTTAGCATTATCAGTGATAAAGATGGGCTATATTCTTCACAGTGCAGAAATGAGTGAGTAACATGCATGGCCTTGGACAGGGAAATGCCGGTTCACAGCAAACTTGAACAGAGTTTGCTCAATTTTACACCACGCCCAGTATTCTCACCTGGTTTATCATTCTCTTCTCATCCATATTTGTCTCTGAGTCTGCAGATGTCACCGATTTAATTAAATCCTaaatctctgctctgtctctcccttccaCGCTCACTAATGCTCAAAACCTTCCTCTGATCTCAGTTTTCCCTGGCACAGATAGACACagcgagagagatggaggatCCTGACTACTTGACCGAGGCATACTTAAACCTCGCACGCAGCAACGAGAAGCTCTGTGAGTTCCAGCAAACAGTGTCCTATTGTAAGACCTGCTTGAACATGCAAGGTACAACCGTCAGTCTACAACTCAACGGCCAGGTGTGTCTGAGCATGGGCAATGCCTTCCTGGGCCTTAGCATCTTCCAGAAAGCTCTGGAGAGCTACGAGAAGGCGCTGCGGTACGCGCATAACAACGATGACAAGATGTTAGAATGTCGAGTGTGCTGCAGTTTGGGCAACTTTTACATACATCTCAAGGTACCATCTTCCCCAGCGACATTGTCATTGCACGGCTTGCAGTTTTATTTCAGATTCTCCTTTAGTTCGTACTTCTGTTGTTCATGTGCTGTGAGATTTGTTTGTATAAAGAGCTATAATGTTACATGCCACTGAGCTGtgatccaccagctcctccaaTTCTGTGTCTGACAAATCAAAGAATCAAACGCGTAAGCATAGAGACAAGTCTCACAAAACAGTGACCCATGTGTAGGCCATCTCAAAATCTCTCTTGATATAGTAGATAGAATGGTGTAGAATGTCCTCTCTACTCTATGCTGTGACTTACATGAGTGTAACTGCTAACATGTAATGTATAGCACTGAAAGCCAGTCAGACCAAGGCAGGCCAGATATAGGCCTTTGTACTCACCTTGACACTGGAGATTTGTTGGGTCTAATCCTCTGGATTCCCAGGATGGAGTGGTGTAATGAGACTAGGACAAAATGGTATGCAGGGAATGTACTCATATAGCCAGCTGCCCCAGGCCAAAATATAGAAAAAGCGATAACTTTTTCTTTGAAGGCTTCCACACAAGGCTATATATCACCTGCATGGCAGATGGAATAAACGCCGCAAACATATTCGTGAGTGCTCATTCGTGAGTGCTCAAGCACAAATAGATAAATGGTACAAAGTGTTATCTGATGTCACCTCTAACCTGATACTGTTgctttatatatgtatatatgacaAACACTTATAAATGTATAAAGCACTTTTATGAGTGGTTATTACAGCATGATGTAATGCTTTTAAAGGCCTTTGTTTCTTAGCTTTTGTGAAGAATCATTTAAAGATGCTGACACCAAAAGAACGATTCGCAGATGTTCAGTATAAGCAAAGCTCTGTGGCTGATACACAATGATTCTTATACAATCTAACAGAGAGTCTGAGTTACAGTCTGGGAAAAAATCCAGCTAAAACTTTCTTGGACCCCACAGataatatttgtatttattcaaAGTTTGAAACAACCGGCAAACATAGGGCTAAATCAATTTTTTGGAAGAATATAACATAACTTTTAATTATTATGAGTATTTTTTCATAAACCAGGCCAGAGAACATTATCAAATAATTCAAGTAGAGCcattcattaaatgtttttaactttCACTGTTTTGTACTTTTTGAAAGATTATTTTAGGTCTTCATCTTTCACTCTGTGTCATTGTAGGATTATGAGAAAGCTCTGTTCTTCCCATGCAAAGCAGCTGAGCTTGTGAATGACTACGGTAAGGGGTGGAGCTTAAAGTACCGTGCTATGAGCCAGTACCACATGTCTGTGGCGTATAGGAAGCTGGACCGGTTGCCCGATGCCATGGAATGCTGTGAGGTACAAAagagtaaagtctgtgtgtgtttctatgaaATGAACACACTGAGGAAGCAGTGTTTTCATATGCTAGTCAAACATTGTTCATatgttctttgttgttgttgtcactaTACCTAATTGTGTTCAATTAACACTATCCAATGTAGAGAGTACATAAATGAGTTCTCTACTGTAGCTGCTTGTAGTTAATAGATCTGATTCTgtacatatttgtgtttgaGGCACCTTTTTTGCTGGAAGGGAATGCTTGAGGGAAAATGGTGAAGACTTTCATGTGTTTCCGTCCAGACCTATGTTTAGTCTGTCACGTGCAATTGCCTCGAAGCAGCTAGTCAGCTGGAGCTTAAACTCATCTCCGCATAGTTAACAAAACCTTTAATTAAGCTGATTAATTTGCATTTCACCCTTAGCTCACAGAACCGTACACCAGTGTCAgccactgtcaaaacaaaagctGATGCGTGTGATcatttctgtgatgtttttctGAGTCCTGTCACCTTAATCCACTGCCTGTTTGCATGCTGCTCGTGTTTATCAGTCCCCTTGGCACAACCGTGGCCTCTGAGTCTGTGCTTCTCCACAGTTGAGTTAGAGAAGGACTGTAGCACAACTGACAGGTGCAgctgtttgtggttgtgtagtgcCAGCCCCCTATCGACCCTCCCTCTTTACTATGGATGATAAAAATATGACCGGGCAGGGTTCACACTAAGGTACCGCCTGGGAGAAGTGTTAATGAAGCAGAAGGCTTAGCCCTAACCCCTGTCTGATGATGCAGGGTGAAATATAACTTGGAGTCATTGCTTTGGACTGTGAATGGTACAATGCAGTGGTACAGtgagcagacagacacattcctGATTTATAACTACGTAagaggtgggggtggtgggtggATTGTGACAGGTCAAGTCCCAGCTGTCTGGCAGAGTGCAGGGTTTGCATTCATAAATGATGTCTTAGTGTTTTCCAAGAGTTACTCAAAAAAGTAAAGAATTTCTTCACGGAGCTCAGATGAAAGGATCAAAGTAAAATggtagaacttttttttttttggctgtcatCACTTAAAAAAAGTTCCTGAGTTGGCTTTACTACTGTGCTTATTTCTCTTGGGTGGAGTTCTCAAATCTTTAATGCTGGTTTGTATGTATCTCAGGAGTCTATGAAGATTGCCTTGCAGCATGGAGATCGCCCTCTCCAGGCAATGTGTCTGCTCAACTTTGCTGATATTCATCGCTGCCGAAAAGACTTTGAAGTAAGGTCCAAAAATCATCACTGTGCggaaaaacccacacaaacaactcacaaacatacacactataacaaaaatagaacattttcaaaatttttcattttatgaaacTCTTCCtcttatgagaaaaaaaaccccaaacattttccctctttcatttgTCATTATCTCTTAGACTGAGATGAATGTTCATATAAGGCTCTTCAGCACGACAGAGATAGCCGTTAATGTGATAACGTACCTAAGAGACATTAACTGGTGCAGTGTACCAGTGTACAGACTCACAACATTGCATGTGCTATGTGTCAAgatgttgttctgttttgttatgtgcccccccccccttatgcAGAAAGCATTCCCTCGCTATGAGTCCTCAATGTGCATAATGACGGAGATTGGGAATCGTCTCGGACAAGCATCCATCTATCTGGGAGTGGCAAAGTGTTGGCTTCTGCAAAAAGAACTGGACAAGGTTATCACGCAGTCTTTGGCATTGCAAGGCATTTTGCTGACAGTAGTCTCTATTTGATGGACCTGttcatttttgtaatgtgtgttttgcaaATAATTGTTTTCTTAGGCCCTGGATTGTTTACAGCGATCTCATGAACTTGCAGAAGCGGTCGGAAACAAGGTGTGTTGGCACTATTGATGTATGAAGGATATATCAATATGTGGGGATGTAAAGCTGTTAGAACTCTAATGACTGATCTGGTGTGCTCACACATATTTATTTCCATATGATATAATATGCAAAATCGACCATCCACTCAAAAGCATGTTTTTATGTAAAACCCCAGACCACAGCAGGTCAAAGTATCAGAATGAGTAACATGTTCTTGTCTTTTGGCCAAAGTCATGCATCCTTTTTATGGTGCTAGCTATTAAAGGACAAATATGTCCAAAAAGACATATTTGAAAAGACTTTTAAATTGATTTACTGCATTCTAAGGTAATGCTCTCtgatgaggaaagaaaaagcacTGGTACTTTTCATTGGCATTTTTTGCATAACGGAAATGTGCTAAACGTTCATTATTTCCCATTTaattacacaaacacttcacatataaaatgtaatatctGAACTGGTTGCAGGTCTGTGTTTGATAGTGTGTCTCCTGAAGCCCTAATCCCTCCTGTGCTGTTTCCCAGCTCTCCATGCTGAGGGTATACCGTCTGAGTGAGGGCATCTACCGCACCAAGGAGATGCAGCTGGAGCTCAGGGAGCAGGTGGTGAAGATTCTAGAGTGTGTGGAGGATCTGGAACTTTACTGCGGCATGTGCGGAGAGTCCATAGGAGAAATGAACCAGCAGCTGCAGGCCCTGCCGTGCTCTCACATTTTCCACCTCAAGTACGTGCCTCCCCACTTCTCGTTTATTTCTGGGGTGTGAGTCCCCTAACACTACACCAAAAAGAGGCAAAGTGTTTAGGTGCACTCCGTTTTTCCAAATATATTCCACAAGGTGCCTCCCAGACCTGTATATTTTAAAGCTGATCCAACACTGACATACCTGATTCAAGGGCATGTAAAGGTGATAATCAGGTAGTGGACAGGGACAAACGCATGCAGGGCTTACAGGCCTCTGAGGAGAGCTGTGAAAACCACTGTCTCAGATGGGTGGTATCCATTGTAACAGGGTGATACTAAGAATGAAAAGGTCATTTGTTTACCTATGAATAGATGAAGCGCATATAACATTCCTCTGTATCTACTCAGGTGCCTGCAGACAAACGGGACAAAGGGCTGCCCAAAATGTCGCCGCTCCTCCATGAAGCCTGGCTTTGTGTGAGCTTATGCAGTTCTACCTCAGACTGACTCCAATGGATAGCCCATGAAAGACTCCTCCTAAGA from Chanos chanos chromosome 2, fChaCha1.1, whole genome shotgun sequence includes these protein-coding regions:
- the rapsn gene encoding 43 kDa receptor-associated protein of the synapse isoform X2 encodes the protein MWHFVAEMGQDQTKQQIEKGLKLYQSSETEKALHVWKKVLEKTSDPGGKFRALGCLITAHSEMGKYKEMLRFSLAQIDTAREMEDPDYLTEAYLNLARSNEKLCEFQQTVSYCKTCLNMQGTTVSLQLNGQVCLSMGNAFLGLSIFQKALESYEKALRYAHNNDDKMLECRVCCSLGNFYIHLKDYEKALFFPCKAAELVNDYGKGWSLKYRAMSQYHMSVAYRKLDRLPDAMECCEESMKIALQHGDRPLQAMCLLNFADIHRCRKDFEKAFPRYESSMCIMTEIGNRLGQASIYLGVAKCWLLQKELDKALDCLQRSHELAEAVGNKLSMLRVYRLSEGIYRTKEMQLELREQVVKILECVEDLELYCGMCGESIGEMNQQLQALPCSHIFHLKCLQTNGTKGCPKCRRSSMKPGFV
- the rapsn gene encoding 43 kDa receptor-associated protein of the synapse isoform X1, whose amino-acid sequence is MGQDQTKQQIEKGLKLYQSSETEKALHVWKKVLEKTSDPGGKFRALGCLITAHSEMGKYKEMLRFSLAQIDTAREMEDPDYLTEAYLNLARSNEKLCEFQQTVSYCKTCLNMQGTTVSLQLNGQVCLSMGNAFLGLSIFQKALESYEKALRYAHNNDDKMLECRVCCSLGNFYIHLKDYEKALFFPCKAAELVNDYGKGWSLKYRAMSQYHMSVAYRKLDRLPDAMECCEESMKIALQHGDRPLQAMCLLNFADIHRCRKDFELSMLRVYRLSEGIYRTKEMQLELREQVVKILECVEDLELYCGMCGESIGEMNQQLQALPCSHIFHLKCLQTNGTKGCPKCRRSSMKPGFV